The Streptococcus pluranimalium genome contains a region encoding:
- a CDS encoding LysM peptidoglycan-binding domain-containing protein yields MKLTKKMLLASTVTLSLASGLAVQAEEMPWTPRSVDEIKSDIVNVEETSTYTVQYGDTLSTISEAMGIDMNVLANINNIANIDLIFPETVLTTRVNQHNEVTSVQIETPAVQENQEGMTASADLAKNEVVVDDQTVQVEDLTAPAEEVSSETALSEASLAPTFETSPASSEYTDTSAPASLEVSSETSEANQVSSTSKQDSVATTSATPVTEAPAQTVTSATQATSNPANAGLQPQVAAYKEEVAAKYGITAFSLYRAGSNDDHGKGLAVDFMVPVSSALGDQVAQDAINNMSSRGISYIIWKQQFYAPFDSIYGPAYTWNPMPDRGSVTENHYDHVHVSFNG; encoded by the coding sequence ATGAAACTCACAAAGAAAATGCTTTTAGCCTCAACCGTAACTCTCTCTTTGGCGTCAGGATTGGCTGTACAAGCTGAAGAAATGCCATGGACACCACGTAGCGTTGACGAAATCAAATCAGATATTGTCAATGTGGAAGAAACATCAACTTATACTGTTCAATACGGTGACACTTTGAGCACAATCTCAGAAGCTATGGGGATCGATATGAATGTTCTTGCTAATATCAATAACATTGCTAATATTGATTTGATTTTCCCAGAGACCGTTTTGACCACTAGAGTTAATCAACATAATGAGGTAACATCTGTTCAAATTGAAACGCCTGCTGTGCAGGAAAATCAAGAAGGGATGACAGCTTCAGCTGATTTGGCTAAAAATGAAGTTGTTGTTGATGATCAAACGGTTCAAGTGGAGGATTTGACTGCTCCTGCAGAAGAAGTTAGTAGTGAAACAGCTTTGTCAGAAGCAAGTCTAGCGCCTACTTTTGAAACAAGCCCAGCAAGCTCTGAATACACAGATACTTCTGCACCAGCTTCTCTTGAAGTAAGCTCTGAGACATCAGAAGCTAACCAAGTTTCATCTACCAGTAAACAAGATAGCGTAGCCACGACATCTGCTACACCAGTTACTGAGGCGCCAGCTCAAACAGTGACAAGTGCTACTCAAGCGACATCAAATCCAGCAAATGCTGGGCTCCAGCCTCAAGTAGCAGCTTACAAAGAGGAAGTGGCAGCCAAATATGGTATTACGGCATTTAGTCTTTATCGTGCGGGCTCAAATGACGATCACGGTAAAGGTCTAGCGGTGGACTTCATGGTCCCTGTTAGCTCTGCGCTTGGTGATCAAGTAGCTCAGGATGCTATTAATAATATGTCCAGTCGTGGTATTTCTTACATCATCTGGAAGCAACAGTTCTACGCACCGTTTGATAGCATTTATGGACCAGCCTACACATGGAATCCAATGCCAGATCGTGGCAGCGTGACGGAAAATCATTATGACCATGTGCATGTTTCCTTTAATGGGTAG
- a CDS encoding RNA-directed DNA polymerase has translation MVLGIEKFKNHDKEILINKILNEIKFNKRLIYNWSDWFDSDSQSDVRKFIKSEIDIVLKTLQQKTFSVGKIDAIPLYKGLSNEDQKTQTEDEPTVISFASDKRIEPNKVEYNYFIKTSFQDFILGAVWIETIGKLIDSTFSCEVYANRISQTNFSFFKPYYSAYSSFRDSSFSKMKTWVEDNDTGVFVQTDLTRCFYHFNIEQLKEKVDGIFIDIIKLDSKLSYTDIDTLKYINQCVFQIIDQYNKLQDVKIIKENKGFDDFLPIGFLPSAILVNLYLTDLDREIKNLYNPVQYGRYVDDIAFLIKKDVSINEQKDVVKSICNTLKIISERDALSNKNIHLNISKTIIFLINEKNDKNFLNKFERETQILSSDSFRLIDPQDFEEEFNDAYSLTKDITKLSDMFTITRDKKHISRMISTIYYYIYSSLKDSKHSDITSLSGKFIEFLYSFVDDEFFLDLYDYWNFLMVIELVSLESPSVFIKGNAINKLKIFTKIREMKFRYEDLSFIKRYENILIKLFYTKQESLLSKIQQHLRLPKYKNEIAFENAYLLNYELQLRKLWKIINKISQDEEDIYQEFIDYSKNSWNVKKDGFLEYEPKNKFVVGQSNFYDYKDRREFFLKNVDNLSNLSDIIEIQNQSNKEKVDILLYPEQGVSIQDLANVIHFGVKTKTMIIGGLDFIFINGYIFNLTFIVKPIKKVHSGKEYRDAILYLIPKIYPSPEEYETFHNSRPKLPKFKNWEMYIPSPEDWREKHTIYFRGSSQAVLNCYEATSMDLKYEISKNNPEIVHLITNNRDIKYYFQIAENLSRDLMSISTITNYSKLGGVEVYAPYKLEYRRQITMHKGSKNTHIDICEINIDDIISKRYDNLNEIMKQNPPKYYYGNIRGY, from the coding sequence ATGGTATTAGGCATAGAAAAATTCAAAAATCATGATAAAGAGATTTTAATAAATAAAATATTAAATGAAATTAAATTTAATAAAAGATTGATATACAATTGGAGTGATTGGTTCGATAGTGATTCACAATCAGATGTAAGAAAATTTATTAAATCTGAAATTGACATAGTATTGAAAACTTTACAACAAAAGACTTTTTCTGTAGGAAAAATTGATGCTATTCCATTATATAAAGGATTAAGTAATGAAGATCAGAAAACTCAAACTGAAGATGAACCTACAGTGATTTCATTCGCGTCAGATAAGAGAATAGAGCCTAACAAAGTTGAATATAACTATTTTATAAAGACTTCTTTTCAAGATTTTATTTTAGGAGCTGTTTGGATTGAGACAATAGGTAAACTTATTGATTCAACTTTTTCTTGTGAAGTATATGCTAATAGGATCTCACAGACAAATTTTAGTTTTTTTAAGCCTTATTATTCTGCATATTCAAGTTTTAGAGATTCAAGTTTTAGTAAAATGAAAACATGGGTAGAGGACAATGATACTGGTGTTTTTGTTCAAACTGATTTAACAAGGTGCTTTTATCATTTCAATATAGAACAATTAAAAGAAAAAGTGGATGGAATATTTATTGATATTATTAAATTAGACTCAAAATTAAGTTATACAGATATTGATACATTGAAATATATAAATCAGTGTGTCTTTCAGATTATTGACCAATACAATAAATTACAAGATGTGAAAATAATAAAGGAAAATAAAGGATTCGATGATTTTTTACCTATAGGTTTTTTGCCGAGTGCTATCTTGGTAAATCTATATTTGACAGACCTTGACCGAGAGATAAAAAATTTATATAATCCTGTCCAATATGGAAGATACGTTGATGATATTGCATTTCTTATTAAAAAAGATGTATCAATTAACGAGCAAAAAGATGTTGTAAAGTCAATATGTAATACATTGAAAATAATTTCTGAAAGAGATGCACTATCAAATAAAAATATCCATTTAAATATTTCAAAAACCATAATTTTCTTGATTAATGAAAAAAATGATAAGAATTTTTTAAATAAATTTGAAAGAGAGACTCAAATTTTATCAAGTGACAGTTTCCGTTTGATAGATCCTCAGGATTTTGAAGAAGAATTTAATGATGCATATAGTTTAACTAAGGATATCACCAAATTATCTGATATGTTTACAATAACTAGAGATAAAAAGCATATTAGTAGAATGATTTCGACAATTTACTATTATATTTATAGTAGTTTAAAGGATTCAAAGCACTCGGATATCACAAGTTTATCTGGCAAATTTATAGAATTTTTATATTCCTTTGTGGACGACGAATTCTTTTTGGATTTGTATGATTATTGGAATTTTTTAATGGTTATAGAATTAGTGTCGTTAGAGTCTCCATCAGTGTTTATAAAAGGAAATGCTATTAATAAATTAAAAATATTTACAAAGATTAGAGAGATGAAATTTAGATATGAAGATTTATCTTTTATAAAGAGGTATGAAAATATATTAATTAAATTATTTTATACGAAGCAGGAAAGTTTACTATCAAAAATACAGCAACATCTTAGACTACCTAAATACAAAAATGAAATTGCCTTCGAGAATGCATATCTCTTAAACTATGAATTACAATTAAGGAAATTATGGAAAATTATAAATAAAATTTCTCAAGATGAAGAAGATATATACCAAGAATTTATTGATTATTCTAAAAATTCATGGAATGTTAAAAAAGATGGTTTTTTGGAATATGAACCAAAAAATAAATTTGTTGTAGGGCAAAGTAATTTTTATGATTATAAAGATAGAAGAGAATTTTTTTTAAAGAATGTTGACAATTTGTCAAATCTGAGTGATATTATCGAAATACAAAATCAATCTAACAAGGAAAAAGTAGATATTTTATTATATCCTGAGCAAGGTGTTAGTATACAAGATTTAGCCAATGTAATTCATTTTGGTGTTAAAACAAAGACAATGATAATAGGGGGACTGGATTTTATATTTATAAACGGCTATATATTTAATTTAACTTTTATTGTAAAACCTATAAAAAAAGTACACAGTGGGAAGGAGTATAGAGATGCGATCTTATATTTAATACCTAAAATTTATCCTTCCCCAGAGGAGTATGAAACTTTTCATAATTCTAGACCAAAACTTCCAAAGTTTAAAAACTGGGAGATGTATATCCCTTCTCCGGAAGATTGGAGAGAAAAACATACAATTTATTTTAGGGGTAGTTCTCAAGCGGTGTTGAATTGTTATGAAGCGACTTCAATGGATTTAAAGTATGAAATATCCAAAAATAATCCAGAAATAGTCCATCTAATTACAAACAATCGTGATATTAAATATTATTTTCAAATTGCTGAAAATTTGTCGAGAGATTTAATGTCTATATCTACAATTACTAATTATTCAAAATTAGGAGGTGTTGAGGTCTATGCCCCATATAAACTAGAATATAGACGACAAATTACTATGCATAAAGGATCAAAGAATACTCATATAGATATCTGTGAAATTAATATAGATGATATTATTTCTAAAAGATATGACAATTTAAATGAAATAATGAAGCAGAATCCACCTAAGTATTATTATGGAAATATAAGAGGATATTGA
- a CDS encoding macro domain-containing protein, translating to MNWIAPVIGIFGFLQFLEPEFDKDFWFFELVVIVISILLTLIFKLLLYIFLDNYEFKDSDRSKLHLKIEYGDIFKSKFNSFVRVIPVDFCLDTNDDKKIREKSLQAKFMSDTASADILDVLREKKKIEFWSITKNIISFVFQILLKIII from the coding sequence TTGAATTGGATAGCACCTGTGATAGGAATATTTGGTTTCTTACAGTTTTTGGAACCAGAATTTGATAAAGATTTTTGGTTTTTTGAGTTAGTAGTTATTGTTATATCAATTTTATTAACTTTAATTTTCAAGTTATTGTTATATATTTTTTTAGATAATTATGAATTTAAGGATTCAGATAGGTCTAAGCTTCATTTGAAAATAGAATATGGGGACATATTTAAAAGTAAATTTAATAGTTTTGTACGTGTAATACCAGTAGATTTTTGTTTAGACACTAATGACGATAAAAAAATTAGAGAGAAATCATTGCAAGCTAAATTTATGTCTGATACTGCTTCAGCTGATATTTTAGATGTATTAAGAGAAAAAAAAAAGATAGAGTTTTGGAGTATAACGAAGAATATTATCTCCTTCGTATTTCAAATTTTACTAAAGATTATCATATAG
- the purD gene encoding phosphoribosylamine--glycine ligase, which produces MKLLVVGSGGREHAIAKKLLESSQVEQVFVAPGNDGMTLDGLDLVDIGISEHSKLIDFAKENDIAWTFVGPDDALAAGIVDDFNAAGLKAFGPSRQASELEWSKDFAKTIMAKYHVPTAKYETFTDFEKAKAYIEAQGAPIVVKADGLALGKGVVVAETVEQAVEAARDMLLDNKFGDSGVRVVIEEFLDGEEFSLFAFVNGENFYIMPAAQDHKRAYDGDKGPNTGGMGAYAPVPHLDQAVIDQAIETIVKPVLAGMVAEGRPYLGVLYAGLILTADGPKVIEFNSRFGDPETQIILPRLTSDFAQNITDILNEKTPDITWLEDGVTLGVVVASEGYPLDYQKGVVLPEKTSGDIVTYYAGARFAENGKALLSNGGRVYMLVTTANTVQAAQEKIYKELDNQNTDGLFYRNDIGSKAIKD; this is translated from the coding sequence ATGAAACTCTTAGTTGTTGGTTCTGGTGGTCGTGAGCATGCGATTGCTAAGAAACTCTTGGAATCATCGCAGGTTGAGCAGGTTTTTGTGGCTCCTGGGAATGACGGCATGACTTTAGATGGACTAGATTTGGTAGATATCGGAATTTCCGAACATTCTAAGTTGATTGACTTTGCTAAGGAAAATGATATTGCTTGGACGTTTGTCGGTCCAGATGATGCTTTAGCTGCTGGGATTGTGGATGATTTCAATGCAGCTGGACTCAAAGCTTTTGGTCCCTCACGTCAAGCCTCGGAACTAGAATGGTCAAAGGATTTTGCCAAAACCATCATGGCCAAATACCATGTGCCAACGGCTAAGTACGAAACGTTCACTGATTTTGAAAAAGCTAAGGCCTACATCGAGGCGCAAGGGGCACCAATCGTGGTCAAGGCGGATGGCTTAGCGCTAGGTAAGGGTGTCGTCGTGGCAGAAACGGTCGAGCAAGCAGTCGAAGCAGCGCGCGACATGCTCTTGGACAACAAGTTCGGCGATTCAGGTGTGCGCGTGGTTATCGAAGAATTCCTTGATGGAGAAGAGTTTTCTCTCTTTGCCTTTGTCAATGGCGAGAACTTCTATATCATGCCAGCGGCCCAAGACCATAAGCGAGCTTATGATGGCGATAAGGGGCCTAACACAGGTGGCATGGGGGCTTATGCGCCGGTCCCTCACTTGGATCAAGCGGTCATCGATCAGGCTATTGAAACCATCGTGAAGCCAGTTTTAGCAGGAATGGTGGCAGAAGGTCGTCCCTATCTTGGAGTTCTTTATGCAGGTCTCATTTTGACAGCTGACGGTCCCAAGGTCATTGAGTTCAATTCTCGTTTTGGTGATCCTGAGACGCAGATTATTCTCCCTCGTCTGACCTCTGATTTTGCGCAGAACATCACCGATATTTTGAATGAGAAGACTCCTGACATCACTTGGCTTGAAGATGGTGTGACTTTGGGAGTAGTCGTGGCTTCAGAGGGCTACCCGCTGGATTATCAAAAGGGTGTGGTCTTGCCAGAAAAGACCTCTGGCGATATTGTTACCTATTACGCCGGTGCGCGTTTTGCGGAAAATGGCAAAGCCCTGCTCTCAAACGGCGGACGAGTTTACATGCTGGTCACCACAGCAAATACCGTCCAAGCTGCGCAGGAAAAAATCTACAAAGAACTAGACAATCAAAACACCGATGGACTCTTTTATCGAAACGACATCGGAAGCAAAGCGATTAAGGATTAG
- the purE gene encoding 5-(carboxyamino)imidazole ribonucleotide mutase, whose amino-acid sequence MKPIISIIMGSSSDWATMQKATDILDKFQVPYEKKVVSAHRTPDLMFKHAEEARDRGIKIIIAGAGGAAHLPGMVAAKTTLPVIGVPVKSRALSGLDSLYSIVQMPGGVPVATMAIGEAGATNAALTALRILSIEDATIAEQLSHFQEEQGKIAEAMTDELN is encoded by the coding sequence ATGAAACCTATTATTTCTATCATCATGGGCTCCAGCTCCGACTGGGCAACCATGCAAAAAGCCACAGACATCTTGGACAAGTTCCAAGTTCCCTATGAGAAAAAAGTTGTTTCAGCCCACCGTACGCCTGACCTCATGTTCAAACATGCAGAAGAAGCACGCGACCGTGGTATTAAAATCATCATTGCAGGAGCTGGTGGTGCAGCCCATTTGCCAGGCATGGTAGCTGCCAAAACAACCCTTCCTGTTATCGGTGTCCCTGTTAAATCTCGTGCCCTTTCAGGTCTAGATTCCCTTTATTCTATTGTTCAAATGCCGGGTGGTGTGCCAGTCGCAACTATGGCAATTGGTGAAGCAGGAGCGACCAATGCCGCTTTAACAGCGCTGCGGATCTTGTCTATCGAAGATGCTACAATCGCTGAACAGCTCAGCCATTTCCAAGAGGAACAAGGAAAAATCGCGGAGGCTATGACAGATGAACTCAACTAA
- the purK gene encoding 5-(carboxyamino)imidazole ribonucleotide synthase, which yields MNSTKTIGIIGGGQLGQMMAISAIYMGHKVITLDPSADCPASWVSEVIVAAYDDVEALRELAERCDVLTYEFENVDADGLDAVVTGNQLPQGTDLLRISQNRITEKDFLSQKAGVAVAPYKVVTSSSDLDDIDLTKKQVLKTATGGYDGHGQVVISSQEDLAKACDLADSTACVLEEFVTFDLEISVIVSGNGVDFTVFPVQENIHRNNILSKTIAPARISDQLAEKAKSMALQIAKQLDLSGTLCVEMFATADDIIVNEIAPRPHNSGHYSIEACDFSQFDTHILGILGQPLPQIHQHAPAVMLNVLGQHVEAAQTYVHNNPSAHLHLYGKLEAKHNRKMGHVTVLKEDEEEFA from the coding sequence ATGAACTCAACTAAGACAATCGGGATTATCGGTGGTGGTCAGCTTGGACAAATGATGGCCATTTCGGCTATTTATATGGGGCACAAGGTCATCACGCTGGATCCGTCGGCAGATTGTCCAGCTTCATGGGTGTCTGAAGTCATCGTGGCAGCCTATGACGACGTTGAGGCCTTGCGTGAGTTGGCAGAACGTTGTGATGTCCTCACCTACGAGTTTGAAAACGTGGACGCGGACGGTTTAGATGCTGTCGTGACAGGAAATCAACTTCCTCAAGGGACCGACCTCCTACGCATTTCTCAGAACCGTATCACTGAGAAGGATTTCCTCTCTCAAAAAGCTGGCGTAGCCGTGGCCCCTTACAAGGTCGTGACCTCAAGCTCTGATTTGGACGACATCGACTTGACCAAAAAGCAGGTCCTCAAGACAGCGACAGGAGGCTACGACGGACACGGGCAAGTGGTTATTTCGTCTCAAGAAGATTTGGCTAAAGCCTGTGACTTGGCTGACTCAACAGCTTGTGTTTTGGAGGAATTCGTCACATTTGATTTGGAAATTTCAGTGATTGTGTCCGGCAATGGTGTTGATTTCACGGTCTTTCCAGTCCAAGAAAACATCCACCGCAACAATATCCTCTCAAAAACCATTGCACCTGCTCGCATCTCTGATCAACTAGCGGAAAAGGCCAAATCAATGGCTCTACAAATCGCCAAGCAGTTGGATTTATCAGGAACCCTCTGTGTGGAAATGTTTGCTACAGCAGACGACATCATCGTCAACGAAATCGCACCACGCCCCCACAACTCAGGGCACTACTCCATCGAAGCTTGCGACTTCTCACAGTTTGACACCCATATCTTGGGCATTTTGGGACAACCGCTACCACAAATCCACCAACATGCGCCAGCCGTTATGCTCAACGTCCTCGGCCAACATGTGGAAGCTGCTCAGACTTACGTCCACAACAACCCTAGCGCCCACCTCCACCTTTATGGTAAACTAGAAGCGAAACACAACCGGAAGATGGGACATGTTACGGTGTTGAAGGAAGATGAAGAGGAGTTCGCATAA
- a CDS encoding YdcF family protein, giving the protein MKPIIPKSPVIPIQLSSEEIAFLTSVTFGAVIQPRKCDVLFVFSGTHPGHWEKAIEAYHKGFAPKIVVTGGRSLTGTAHPDWRGKSEARVIYDHLRKAGIPEEIIVFEDQSTNTLENVLFAKKVFDFKQVNTVMFICKSHATGRQYRTLAQHLPEGIAYIPYTFDASYQGNPVSRENWMTFEEGKRRVWGEYLRILHYGEKGDILPLEKL; this is encoded by the coding sequence ATGAAACCAATCATTCCTAAGAGCCCAGTGATACCGATACAATTAAGTTCTGAAGAAATTGCTTTTTTGACGTCTGTGACTTTTGGAGCAGTGATTCAACCCAGAAAATGTGATGTGCTGTTTGTTTTCAGTGGCACGCATCCAGGACATTGGGAGAAGGCGATTGAAGCCTATCACAAAGGGTTTGCCCCAAAGATAGTCGTTACCGGTGGCCGAAGTTTAACTGGTACCGCTCATCCAGATTGGCGAGGAAAAAGTGAAGCTAGAGTTATTTATGATCATTTACGCAAAGCAGGTATCCCAGAAGAAATAATAGTTTTTGAGGACCAATCTACCAATACACTTGAGAATGTCTTATTTGCAAAAAAAGTTTTTGATTTTAAACAGGTTAACACGGTGATGTTTATCTGTAAAAGCCATGCAACCGGAAGACAGTATCGCACCTTAGCTCAGCATTTACCTGAAGGCATTGCCTATATCCCTTATACTTTTGATGCAAGTTATCAAGGCAATCCGGTATCGCGTGAAAATTGGATGACCTTTGAAGAGGGTAAACGGAGAGTGTGGGGCGAGTACTTAAGAATACTTCATTATGGAGAAAAAGGTGATATTCTGCCCTTGGAAAAGCTATAA
- a CDS encoding phosphoribosylaminoimidazole carboxylase: protein MIKIIVHAFIENGQLGVVEVLYASTDENSIFNKMAELEKQFANDYLAVYDLPLDMDLGNLPHYPSVAIGKEEFGEGIRC from the coding sequence GTGATTAAAATCATCGTTCATGCTTTTATAGAAAATGGTCAACTTGGTGTGGTTGAAGTACTCTATGCTTCGACTGACGAGAATTCTATTTTTAATAAAATGGCAGAGCTAGAAAAGCAGTTTGCAAATGATTATTTAGCTGTCTATGACTTGCCACTTGATATGGATTTAGGGAACTTACCTCATTATCCGTCAGTGGCAATTGGGAAAGAGGAGTTTGGGGAAGGGATTAGATGTTAA
- the purB gene encoding adenylosuccinate lyase, protein MIERYSRPEMANIWSEENKYRAWLEVEILADEAWAELGEIPKEDVAKIRANASFDIDRILEIEEETRHDVVAFTRAVSETLGEERKWVHYGLTSTDVVDTAYGYLYKQANDIIRKDLENFTNIVADKAREHKMTIMMGRTHGVHAEPTTFGLKLATWYSEMKRNQERFERAAAGVEAGKISGAVGNFANIPPFVEEYVCGKLGIRPQEISTQVLPRDLHAEYFAVLASIATSIERMATEIRGLQKSEQREVEEFFAKGQKGSSAMPHKRNPIGSENMTGLARVVRGHMVTAYENVALWHERDISHSSAERIITPDTTILINYMLNRFGNIVKNLTVFPDNMLRNMNSTFGLIYSQRVMLKLIEKGMTREEAYDLVQPKTAHSWDNQVDFKPLLEYDEKVTSRLTQDEIDELFNPVYYTKRVDEVFERLGL, encoded by the coding sequence ATGATCGAACGTTATTCACGCCCTGAGATGGCGAACATTTGGAGTGAAGAAAATAAATACCGTGCTTGGTTGGAGGTGGAAATCCTCGCTGATGAGGCATGGGCTGAGTTGGGTGAGATTCCCAAGGAAGATGTGGCGAAGATTCGTGCCAACGCGAGCTTTGACATCGACCGTATTTTAGAGATCGAGGAGGAGACCCGTCACGATGTGGTGGCTTTCACGCGTGCCGTGTCTGAAACCCTTGGCGAAGAGCGCAAGTGGGTTCACTATGGTTTGACCTCAACCGACGTGGTAGATACTGCCTACGGTTACCTTTACAAACAAGCCAATGACATTATCCGTAAAGACCTTGAAAACTTTACCAATATCGTGGCTGATAAGGCGCGTGAGCACAAGATGACCATCATGATGGGTCGTACTCACGGGGTTCATGCGGAGCCTACAACCTTTGGTCTTAAGTTGGCGACTTGGTACAGCGAAATGAAGCGTAATCAAGAGCGTTTCGAGCGTGCAGCAGCAGGCGTTGAAGCTGGTAAAATTTCAGGTGCCGTTGGTAACTTTGCCAATATCCCACCATTCGTTGAGGAGTATGTCTGTGGTAAACTCGGCATCCGTCCACAAGAAATTTCAACTCAAGTCTTGCCTCGTGACCTCCATGCGGAGTATTTTGCGGTGTTAGCAAGTATTGCGACATCAATCGAGCGCATGGCAACTGAGATTCGTGGTCTTCAAAAATCTGAGCAACGTGAGGTGGAGGAATTCTTCGCCAAAGGCCAAAAAGGTAGCTCAGCAATGCCCCACAAACGTAATCCAATCGGTTCTGAAAATATGACTGGTTTGGCCCGTGTTGTCCGCGGACACATGGTCACAGCTTATGAGAATGTTGCTCTCTGGCACGAACGTGATATCTCTCATTCTTCAGCAGAGCGTATCATCACACCAGACACAACTATTCTGATCAACTACATGCTCAATCGTTTTGGCAATATCGTCAAAAACTTGACCGTCTTCCCAGACAACATGCTTCGCAACATGAACTCAACATTCGGCTTGATTTACAGCCAACGCGTCATGCTCAAGTTGATTGAAAAAGGGATGACACGTGAAGAAGCTTATGATTTGGTACAACCAAAAACAGCTCATTCATGGGATAACCAAGTCGATTTTAAACCATTATTAGAATATGATGAGAAAGTAACTTCTCGCCTCACACAAGACGAAATCGACGAACTCTTCAATCCTGTATACTATACAAAACGCGTAGATGAAGTCTTCGAACGCTTGGGGTTATAA
- a CDS encoding helix-turn-helix domain-containing protein has product METFGLKVKILRKEKGMSQEELCEDQSELSVRQLIRIEGGQVAPSLSKMLFIAKRLNVPLPSLVDSEEFELPFRYKELKYLIMRTPTYRQEQQIKQITQYFDEIYLDFFEKLPEDEKIAIEVLQTSMDIHLDEDVNFGGDLVRESFQQIQLKKRYELNDLLIIRLYFFYIYFANFQDTLFDLSIVKKLCGYLKKQAQFTHPSDLFLLRDILLQAITILIKLEEFQDASDLIEQTRDIISTTQDYQKQPILDMMEWKLILAQHNNRGAAEAKYNEALLFSRIVGNQYLEEQLIIEWEKDSL; this is encoded by the coding sequence GTGGAAACTTTTGGTCTAAAAGTCAAAATTCTACGAAAAGAAAAAGGGATGTCGCAGGAAGAATTGTGCGAGGATCAATCGGAATTATCAGTTAGACAGTTAATTAGAATCGAGGGGGGACAGGTTGCTCCCTCTCTTTCGAAAATGTTATTTATAGCTAAAAGATTAAATGTTCCCCTACCAAGCTTGGTTGATAGTGAAGAATTTGAGTTACCATTTCGCTATAAAGAGCTGAAGTATCTTATAATGCGAACGCCAACTTATAGACAAGAGCAGCAGATAAAACAGATTACACAATATTTTGATGAAATTTATTTGGATTTTTTTGAGAAGTTACCTGAAGATGAGAAAATTGCTATCGAAGTTTTGCAAACTTCAATGGATATCCACTTAGATGAAGATGTTAATTTTGGTGGCGACTTAGTTAGAGAATCCTTTCAACAGATTCAATTGAAAAAACGATATGAATTAAATGATTTATTAATAATTCGTCTTTATTTTTTCTATATTTACTTTGCTAATTTTCAAGATACATTATTTGATTTATCAATCGTCAAAAAATTATGTGGGTATTTAAAAAAACAAGCCCAATTTACACATCCAAGCGATTTATTTCTACTAAGAGATATTCTTTTACAAGCTATTACCATACTAATTAAACTGGAAGAGTTCCAAGATGCGAGTGATTTAATTGAACAAACTAGAGATATAATATCGACAACCCAAGATTACCAAAAACAGCCTATCTTAGATATGATGGAATGGAAATTGATTTTAGCTCAACATAACAATAGAGGAGCAGCTGAAGCGAAATATAATGAGGCGCTTTTATTTTCACGTATAGTTGGTAATCAATATTTAGAAGAGCAACTAATTATTGAATGGGAAAAAGATTCACTGTAA
- a CDS encoding low molecular weight protein-tyrosine-phosphatase — protein sequence MKKVCFVCLGNICRSPMAEFVMKDFAGADWQIESRATSSWEHGNPIHRGTQAILKEKGYAYNHSKTSQQVTLDDLAYFDAIIGMDEQNVADLKQLSAGRFDNKIHLFCDGGVPDPWYTGDFEEAHNLVRKGCHTWLEELS from the coding sequence ATGAAAAAAGTATGTTTTGTTTGTCTTGGTAATATTTGTCGCAGTCCGATGGCTGAGTTTGTGATGAAGGATTTTGCTGGTGCGGATTGGCAGATTGAGAGTCGTGCGACGTCTTCTTGGGAGCATGGCAATCCTATCCACCGAGGAACACAAGCTATTCTTAAAGAAAAAGGCTACGCTTATAACCACTCAAAGACCTCTCAGCAAGTAACGTTAGACGATTTAGCTTATTTTGATGCCATTATTGGCATGGATGAGCAGAATGTTGCGGATTTAAAGCAGCTCTCTGCGGGGCGCTTTGACAATAAAATTCATCTCTTTTGTGACGGTGGTGTGCCCGATCCTTGGTACACTGGTGATTTTGAAGAGGCCCATAACCTCGTCCGTAAAGGTTGCCACACTTGGTTGGAAGAATTATCTTAA